In Lactuca sativa cultivar Salinas chromosome 5, Lsat_Salinas_v11, whole genome shotgun sequence, the DNA window acataaaatctgtaatagtgccatgggctaccccacatggtctttacctagggccgccatgggctcccccacattgTCGTACACCCAATGCCATGGGATACCTCACATGGgcttcacctaggactgccatgggctaacctacatggtcttacatccaatgtcacggGCTCCCCCGGGGTCTTTATACAACATGCAATCACATATCATAATAAACACAGAATATCTATCACATttaccataatcacataatgggccggccttggtgccttagacccataggtatggtgagaagactcacctgacacgAATGTTGAACTGACACATTGAATATACCCCACGAGCTGCCCCAACTCAACTGCCTTCAGGGAGTGCTtcacagatgaagatcttgaattCCCACGAGTTCTTTTCTTCCTTTTAGCTTGCTTTCCTCAAGGGTTCTTTTCACCAAGTCCTTCCTTCAAGCtgaggatcagggtgttacaactctcccccacttgaattaggcttcgtcctcgaagcctgctggtcCAAACAACTCCGGGTAGAAACCTCGCATTTCATCTTCCGATTCCCAGGTCCATTTCGGAACCTCTTCGgtactgccattgcacctttaccaacttcacTTCTTTATTTCGGAGCTTCTTCATCGTCCTGTCCAAAATCGCAACTGGTCTttcgacataattcaggctcccatCCAACTGAATGTCGTCCAAGGGTATGACTGAGGACTCGTCGGCAACACACTTTCGAAGCtgggatacatggaaggtgttgtgaatccgactaagctcctcttGAAGCTCTAatcgatatgccaccttgcctaccCGGGCTATGATCCTGAACgaacctatgaaccggggccccaatttacCCCTCTTGCGGAACCGAATAATCCCTTTCCAGGGCGACACCTTTGGTAAGAAAAAGTCCCCTTCCTGAAATTTGAGGTCTGATCGCCGTCggtccgcataacttttctgacgactctGCTTGACCCGCAACCGGTCGCGTACCTGCTGAATCAATCCGGTGGTCTCGAgtaccacctccgtgctccccaAAACCCGATGTCCAACCTCGTCCCAACACACTGGGGTCCTGTACCTCtgcccatataacatctcaaatggtgCTCGGTCAATACTGACATGATATCTGTTATTATAcaaaaactctgccaatgggagatacgcatcccaacttccaccgaaatctagcacgcatgcccgcagcatgtcctccagtgtctggatcATTCTCTCACTAtggccgtcggtctggggatgatatgtcgtactaaaatgcagctgggtacccagttcctcatgaaacttcttccaaaacctggatgtaaaccgaacatccctatctgaaaccactgataccggcactccgtgcctagccaccacctctcgaacataaatGTCCGCCAACTTTTCTGCAGATATACTCTCGGAGATCGGgatgaagtgggcactcttcgtcagtctaTCCACGATTACCCATATGGCATCTACTCCCCTCGCTGTCCGCGGTAGCTTCATGGCGAAATCCacggtgatctcttcccacttccacatgggaatgggtaatggttgaaccttgccatgaggttgctggtgctcagccttgaccttcctgcaggtcaaacaccgctccacATACCCGTCGACCTctcgcttcatgcaaggccaccaatagcccaacctcaagtccctatacatttttgttgcaCCTGGGTGTATAGAAAATTTGGACTTATCCACCTCCTCCAACAGTCTCTGCCTCACTCCCCATGACATCGGCACCCACACTCGGCCACACTGCGTCAACAAGCcgcgactatccttaacaaacaaaggatactgCCCCCGAATTCTTTCCAATTTCCAGTTCTCTTTCTTTACCCCCTCGACCTGAGCCCCTCGAATCATGTCAATCAAGGGGGGCTTACCGTCACCCTCATACAAATACCTCTGATTGACGACCCCGTCGCCTTGCgactcaacgcatcggccaccacattggccttccctggatgatatagtatctcgcagtcatagtccttcagcacgtccaaccatctcgtATGTCGCATATTTAAGTTCtgttggtccatcaaatactttaaacTCTTATGATCGGTATACACAATGAATTtcaccccatacaagtaatgcttccatatcttgagggcaaacaccactgcctccaattccagatcatgcgtggggtaattagcctcgtgaggcttcagctgtctcgaggcataagcgatcacgtgccccctctgcatcagtactgcaCCTAACCCtgaaatagatgcatcacaatacactactaAATCATCCAATCTCTTGGGCAGAACTAGAATtggagcctcacataacctccGCCTCAGGGTCTCGAAATCCCTCTGCTGGTCCTCACCTCATcgaaaggtcacattcttcttggtcaaacgggtcaatggcacagcagtcttggagaaatcctggataaatctccgataataacccgctaaGCCCAAGAAGCTACAAATCTTGGAGGCATTCCTCGGTTCCTCCCATCGTATCACCGCCTCCACCTTCGCTGGGTCAACCGAAATACCCTATTGATTGATGACATGACCCAGAAACTGCACTTCCCgcaaccaaaattcacatttggagaacttcgcatacaacttctccgtcCTCAAGGTCTCCAGTACTTCTCTCAAATGCTGCTCGTGCTGTTCCCTAGTCTTAGAGTAGACCAGGATGTTGTCAATAAAAAACAATCACTgactgatccagcatcggcctgcacactcggttcatgagatccatgaacgcggccggAGCATTAGTgaacccaaatggcatcaccacgagctcgtaatgcccataacgagtcctgaaagctgtcttcggtacatcctcatcccgaatcctcatctgatgataccctgaccgaagatcaatcttaaaGAACCACGATTCCCCCTGGAGCTGGTCAAACAAGTCATCAATTATAGGCAAGGgatagcggttcttcaccgtcagcttattcagctccctataatcgatgcacatccggtgcgacccgtccttcttcttcatgaaaagGGTCAGAGCTCCCCACAGAGAACTACTCGGATGGATGAACCCTCGATTTAGTAGCTCTTTGAGCTGTgcagacaattcctgcatctcgggtgacgccaaccgatatggtgccttcgcTATCGGGGTGACACCTAGtaccaaatcgatacgaaactccacctgtctTTCcgaaggcactccgggtaactcttcGGGGAAAACGTCCTGAAAGTTCCTCACCACCGGCACGCTATCGATATCTGACACTGCCTCTACCCGCGTATCTGAAACATAGGCCAAAAATCCCATGCAACCCTGCTGCAAAAACCTcctcgccctcgctgctgaacagagGGTCGACCCCTGCAAGGCCCTCTCGCTGtggataactagttctccccccttggggttcgaacccggaCTATCTTCCGCTCGCAAttaatcatggccccattggtcCCCAGCCAGTCCATCCCAATAATCACCTTCAATCCTCGCAATGGTATGGGGACCAAATCAACGCGGAACCTCTCGCCATGCACATTCAGAACACAGTCTTGATACACCCTCGCAGCACTCACAGtgcggtcatctgcaatctccaccTCGAGCGGGGTATCTAGGGTTCCCGGTGCGTCtcggaacttcttgctaagcgcaagagacagaAAAGATCGGGTTGTCCCCGAATCGAACAAAACATGggccgacataccattgaccaagaAGGTCCCTGCCACGACGTCTGGTGCTGCCCGAGCcccctcggtagtcagctggaaAGTGCGGCTCTTCACTGTTGGAGCTTCCGCCTTAAGGCGGCCATCCGTAATCCTCATAGTGGCGGGCGCGGGCACCGACACAGATCCTCCTCCTCCACCCTGCAACCTtggacaatcggcctttttatgacCTGTCTGGTTAAAttgaaaacatatcaagcccttcttggggcaatccttacttAAGTGCCCTTGTTGGCCACAAGAGTAGATTCCTGACATCCCGGCTGTCCGACAAGCCCCACTATGAAATCTTCCATACTTGGCACATCGGCCCCGACCCTGTTGGACCTTACTCGAAGAATCAGAGGTCTTAGGCGTCTTAGCTTGAGTCCCCGCTGCTTGTACCTGCTCAGTCTTCTGCTTCGTGCgggactccaactccatctccctttCACGGGCCTTCtcaaccatctcattcagggttttgcaccctgtaaaactcacaaactcccgaatgtccTCCCTCAGCATAGAGTGatatcgggtcctcctcatgtcctcatctgtCGAATACTGAGGGATCAGCAAAGCTCGCTCTCAAAacatggtggtgatctccgccacagtctcaataGTCTATTGTAGATCATGAAACTCTCTCACCATCCGTTGCACCTCGATAGGCGGTGCAAACTCCTGATCCAAACGTCGAACAAACTCAACCCACGTCATGTCAGCCACACCGGCTGCTCCCATCTGACTAGTAACCTCGACCCCCCAATCTCGGGCCCTGTCCCTCAGCATACAGGAAGCAAATTCGACCTTTGCCTCCTCCGGGTAAGAACTCGTACGCTGAGCATTCTTAATGTTTGCCACCCAACGTCTACTCACAATGGGATCCCTGACCCCCAAAAAcgccggagctccacatgccttgaactACCTAAACGAGGGAGTTTGAGCTCCACCCTGGCCCGCAGAAATATCGGGCTTGAATGCTCTATgtctctcctccataatctccatcatgccctccttgaccgtcccaaagatGACTGGGGTAGTGTCAGggatgcccctcgtaacctcggcCGCAATCAACTCACGCAACCTCTCATCAATACCATCAGTAGGGCCGCTTGACCCAGCCCCGGATCCCGATCCCAatcctgatccccctgctccaaaTTGCGTAACCACCATGTTGAACTGTCATAACACAAACATAAAGATCAGGATACCCATATCGAGATTACATCCATACCGCTTCTTTGGAATTCCCAGGTAGAACATGGGTTTGggtacgggtcctgtgcttccaatagtatgggcacaatactaccttccacacctacccgtacctTTCCCTGCTGCTTTACCTAGTACTTCTAAATCTATCATATCTGTAAAACTACGACTCACAGCTCTCGCATGAATCAATCCCCGGACACCTTATGATTTTCCTACTCATAACAATCATACCAATCATTGCAGGTTGCTATAAGGCAtgaaaattatacacagaaaggaTCAAATAGAATTTTGAATAAGAGATTCTATCCtaagaccacatccaaacaaggaaaaggaaataaggctaaatcaccCATTCGGAGGCTGTCAActcctaaccgtatataatttttgaacatacacttagcaatttcaCATAATCAACAGAGCTCATTATTAGTATAACATGCCTATTCAAACTGGGAAAATACTTACTTGGCTCGACTGATCACGCATGTTGTACTCTCCTCTTTTGGGCTTAAAATCCGTTTtaagttacttttgaaaacattttactgCTTCCTCAATTTGAGTCCTGACACATCCGAGGATGtgtccgaatctctcaaaccaaggccctgataccaacttgtaacgacccaaatttttacaAAGGAAATTTTTTCATTTGAATTAATCAAACCGATTACACATTCCATAGGTTTCCAAAACATTTGTTCCAAATTCACAGTTATCATATCATTGTTGTCTTTTTCTGAAAACATCAGAGAGTCCCAAAACATCCAAAAGAGAGGTAGAGTAcacgccacgtcatcacgccttgcctttgcccttagGCTCCGAAGTACCTGCAACAATCAACAACTTGTAagtgaaatgcttagtgagtttcccagagcataccacagaCAATCCACACATCACATATCCTGATAGCCAAAAAgctacacacataacacataatccatgcatacataaaATTTGTAACAGTCATGGGCTACCccgcatggtctttacctagggccgccatgggctcccccacatggtcttcacctaggactgccatgggctaccccacatggtcttacatccaatgccacgggctcccccggggtcttcatacaacatgcaatcacatatcataacaaacacaGAATATCTATCACATttaccataatcacataatgggccggccttggtgccttagacccataggtatggtgagaagactcacctgacacgAATGCTGAACTGACACCTTTTCGACTGGAATATACCCCATGGGCTGCCCCAACTCAACTGCCTTCAGGGAGTGCTtcacagatgaagatcttgaattCCCACGAGTTCTTTGCTTCCTTTTAGCTTGCTTTCCTCAAGGGTTCTCTTCACCAAGTCCTTCCTTCAAGCTGAGTATTAGGGTGTTACATTTCGATTTATGGTTAGTTGTATAAATGCTCACTTAGGAATTGCTTCGAATATGAAGAATGAGGGTATAGCATGTTGTaagtaaaataatataataacaagATGGATAGAAAGTATATTAATCATATGAATTTTTATGTGTAAGGTGATTTAATATGATTTATAAATCTTTGTGTGTTACCTTTTGTGTTTGTAGCATTACGTGCAGGCTCATATGGTTGTTAATTGACATTTTGATGGAAGTGGCTAATGGAAAGGAATGAAATCCAGCATTCAACAAAACTAATCGACACACTGTATTGATAAAAACATCTGCAACATAATATAGATTATAAAAGAAGTAATAATGTAATATAGGTTATAAAGAAGTCAGAGTCTTATGTACGGTTAATGAGTTTTAATCCATTGATCAATAGTGTAATGTTACGATTTAAGGTGAATTAGTTTGATGTTCTGCCATTCTTTATGTTACTTATGACCACTTTTTCTACGAGTAAAAGCCATACTTTTCACAAGAGgacaaataaaataatttttttttattgatttataaatttgTATTATTGTCTTAGTGCGTGGACAATATTAAAGCTCTTAATTTTCATTGAGTTAGACTGGTTAAATTTTAATGAAACTATTTAAAATAAATTGACATGTTGATTTCCATATGAAATAGTCAAATATGTTAAACATGTtagattttaacttttttttcccAACGTATAGCAAATTTAAATTTTGACTAATATTTAATAACATCaacaattaaataaaatatttttatctaGATCGTTTTTCATTTGGTTAACAACATAACTTCTACCGACAAATGTTGTTATTAACTCTAATACACGAAGACTCGCTGTTTAAAAGAAATAAAGAAGTTTGAAAATATTATCAACACTTTGTGCTCATATTTAGATAGGTTACTTTATAAATGAAGTGATATAAGAAAAACGATAATGTCTTTTTGTGTTAGGTAAAAAAAACATAACTCATGACTTTATTAGATGaactcaaacaaaattttcatcaaATTCATGGATCATCTATTGCTAGACTCGTGTACTAAACGAGTTATTATAGTTaaagttatgtgtttaattgttagacTCGTGTACTAAACgagttattataataaaatgttaaaaacaaaggtttaaagtgtaaatttatttgaaattgaaatttcaaatttcaaattaatagtcattataataggtttaatttatggaaactaaattattAATGATATAATGGAAATGAATAATGAAGTAATtgacaagtgaaaaataaatatatttcaaaattatgaaaaaatgacatgtggccaattaaatgagagaatgacatgtggcaatgacattttcatttattagggtagaagatatgtagatatatatatatatatatatatatatatatatatatatatatatatatatatatatatatatatgtgtgtgtgtgtgtgtgtgtgtgtgtgtgtgtgtgtgtattcatatatgaatacaccaCCTCCCTCCGCTActaaccaccaccaaccaccatcgCTACCACCACCTCTGCCACCACCCATCGTCGCAATATTTGTATATGACTAAtcaatttcattatacttattcatatatgaataaacgtATTCGTATatga includes these proteins:
- the LOC128134171 gene encoding uncharacterized protein LOC128134171 — encoded protein: MVEKAREREMELESRTKQKTEQVQAAGTQAKTPKTSDSSSKVQQGRGRCAKYGRFHSGACRTAGMSGIYSCGQQGHLSKDCPKKGLICFQFNQTGHKKADCPRLQGGGGGSVSVPAPATMRITDGRLKAEAPTVKSRTFQLTTEGARAAPDVVAGTFLVNGMSAHVLFDSGTTRSFLSLALSKKFRDAPGTLDTPLEVEIADDRTVSAARVYQDCVLNVHGERFRVDLVPIPLRGLKVIIGMDWLGTNGAMINCERKIVRVRTPRGEN